The following coding sequences lie in one Globicephala melas chromosome 15, mGloMel1.2, whole genome shotgun sequence genomic window:
- the ANKRD61 gene encoding LOW QUALITY PROTEIN: ankyrin repeat domain-containing protein 61 (The sequence of the model RefSeq protein was modified relative to this genomic sequence to represent the inferred CDS: inserted 3 bases in 3 codons; deleted 1 base in 1 codon), translating into MGNITKRGSRGLVADGAQAPEEGAVVSFHTGLYEAILREGSTALRALLRSHXVNQPTAVLANSTSYRSLLSQQTQSIIPILAAEYRKAQSLLCLLEHEVDPEVRGTRGLTTRRLMLLHWPITSTMRTKPGXQIQRILTDIQNNTVLCLRILCEHGAQVNARADSSNGHSRLRLAITYGTYPVLSIPAHNGAQVNAINESSMTPLHMAADILNKQVIETLTAHGANVNCAVSSTGNTALKLAVCTTSSNXGRLLAAGLSCIRLLLVHGAQVNTQDREGQAASHEAFWRQRGKNLLLEFEGNVNILTRNGESLIYMYLQRGSNIRDAALLTRLLYHSYPLRLTNDQGILPAGIMLPEFHLLRETVIKLSQKPLSLEDNCKRNVRNICGEKQKQHLKRLLPAKIWNSVSGYYGLAHLLK; encoded by the exons ATGGGAAACATAACCAAGAGAGGCAGCAGGGGGCTGGTGGCTGACGGGGCCCAGGCCCCGGAAGAGGGCGCGGTGGTGTCATTCCACACCGGGCTCTACGAGGCCATCCTGAGGGAGGGCAGCACCGCACTCCGGGCTCTGCTTAGAAGCC CTGTCAACCAGCCCACGGCCGTTCTGGCCAACTCCACCAGCTACAGATCACTGCTGAGCCAG cagACGCAGTCCATCATCCCCATCCTGGCTGCGGAATACCGCAAGGCACAGAgtttgctttgtttgttagaACATGAAGTAGACCCAGAAGTAAG AGGCACAAGAGGCCTCACCACGCGCCGCCTGATGCTCCTGCACTGGCCCATCACCTCTACCATGCGGACGAAGCCGG AACAGATCCAAAGGATCCTGACAGACATCCAGAACAACACAGTCCTGTGTCTCCGCATTCTGTGCGAACACGGGGCCCAGGTGAATGCGCGAGCGGACAGCAGCAACGGGCACTCCCGGCTCCGCCTGGCCATCACGTACGGGACCTACCCGGTTCTCTCCATCCCGGCCCACAACGGTGCCCAGGTCAACGCCATAAACGAGTCCAGCATGACACCCCTGCACATGGCTGCAGATATACTGAATAAGCAGGTGATAGAAACGCTCACTGCCCACGGGGCAAACGTCAACTGCGCCGTCTCCTCCACAGGCAACACGGCCCTGAAGCTGGCGGTGTGCACCACATCAAGCA GCGGCCGGCTGCTGGCCGCGGGCCTGAGCTGCATCCGCCTGCTGCTCGTTCACGGAGCCCAGGTGAATACGCAGGACCGTGAAGGTCAAGCCGCGAGCCACGAGGCATTTTGGAGGCAGAGAGGCAAGAATCTCTTGCTCGAATTTGAAGGCAATGTTAACATATTAACAAGAAATGGGGAATCTCTGATATATATGTACCTT CAGCGCGGTTCCAATATAAGAGACGCAGCACTTCTCACCAGGCTGCTTTACCACTCTTATCCTTTGAGACTGACCAATGACCAAGGAATTCTACCTGCAGGAATCATGCTCCCAGAATTCCACCTCCTAAGGGAAACCGTAATAAAGTTATCCCAAAAACCCTTATCCCTAGAGGACAACTGTAAAAGAAATGTCAGAAATATTTGTGGGGAGAAACAAAAACAGCACTTGAAGCGACTTCTCCCAGCGAAGATCTGGAATTCTGTATCTGGTTATTATGGTTTAGCTCACCTCCTGAAATAA